Below is a window of Carassius gibelio isolate Cgi1373 ecotype wild population from Czech Republic chromosome B23, carGib1.2-hapl.c, whole genome shotgun sequence DNA.
CTAAAAATTAAAGCACTGAAGGTGCTGATCTTATTTTCTGTCCTTAATCCTATTATTactttttgtgcagttttttttttttgtgcagtgtatgtttatgtgtgtgtgtgtgtgtgtgtgtgtgtgtgagtgacaaggcacaagtgttttcaacattgctaataatcaaaTGTTTCTTAATCtgcacatcagcatattagaatgatttctgtgtgagactgaagactgcagtaataatgctgaaaattcagcttttcatcacagaaataaataaaattttaacatATGTTCAcatagtgcatttttattttgagttgtaataatatttaacttttttatatatatattttttgatcacataaatacagccttagtgagcagtcaagtcgtctttaaaaaaaaaaaaaaaaaaagttttaaaaactcTCCAAACAATAGTGTTTGTATGTTCtataaatgcaaattaatttccaagtggaaaatatgaaaacattgtATGTTTTCTTTGAAATATCGAGCACTGAGGAGTTGTTTATAATAAGATATGTAAACAGTGCTATTGGGATATCATGTTTACTGTAGTTTATGCAAGATGAATGCACTGTTTGGTTGTTTCTACAGGAAGATCATGGATTCAGGTGAGCTGGACTTCTATCAGCACTCCagactgtgttcaaacacctgcCGCAGTACCAAGATTGACCTGGTGGGGTCACGAGTGTCTCTCAGCAGCCAGCAGTCCACCGAAACGGCTCCTGCGACACCCGCCTCTGTGGACGGTATGAATCTGGACAGTTTATTCATAGTGTTTCACATTTGTATTTgacacattttttgattgcacttCAATGTTTTTCACGATAGCTCCATTGAATGGTTTGAGCTAGGGTTGTGCGCAACAAATAATTTGACTGCATTCGTTAAAACAGAAGTTTTGTATCAGACTAGACTAAAAGCAAGAAAACCCCAAAatatggtaagaaaaaaaaaaaaacgttgtgcgtgcgtgtgtataTAATAGCCAACATTTGAAAGACTCAATCTATGAATCACATTGACAAATCCCTCAATGAATTCCGCTAGAAATATGTCGCAATCATGCCGTACTCTTGCCTCGTGTTATCAACATTTAATTTTAGGAGGacgttaaaaaagaaagaaacgaaAAGCGCAAACACTCAACGTCAGCCAatgcttatttattaaaatcagaTGGGGAAAAATGCAGAACAATGAAAAATCAATCTTCTTATAACGTTAGCCATCATATTTaaacacaagacaaaaacaatagggAATTTTATCAAGGAATAGCATTAAAAcggcttttaaaaacataattcgTCATGTAGCCTATTTCATCTAAACACAAAACGAacaaaaagaaagacagacagtacCTGAGGCGATtagggtttccatccaaagttgctaatttaatttaatgcgcaaaattggaatattacataaaacatttgcgaacaaCCACTGTTTCCATCCAACgcatcaaagagaacaaaatagtcACTTCCTGttaaactggcactaaatatcaAGTTGGAAACACTTGAAAAAATGTGCTCTGCAGGAACTGAAGTCGTGCACGCAAAGATAACGAAAAGCTAGCCAAACTTTGAGcagtgattaattattttgtgtatatgttTCAGTGAATGGATCCTCAGCTTCGATTTCGGCAGATGCTGGTGATGACAGCACAGAATGGGTGACGGCTATCGGAGGTAAGAGACTTAGGGATGTATTGTATGTAGTCTGTGTAGTCGTTAATGGGTTTAACACTGTCACCGGCCCGTTCTGCTCCATGTCAGAGGACACCATGACGTTCTGGAGAGGACTGAAGGATGCTGGGCTGCTGGAGGAGGTGATGGAGGACATGCAGGGAGAGATCCAGGAGATTCTCAAGGGCCTGGAGGAGCGAATCCACGACCCGCCGCTTCAGGTTAAAGGTCAGTGTTAAAGCCTTTCCACACGGAGCGCGAAACAATTTAACAAATAACTAGGGATGTAACAATTAACTGTGAGCCGGTTGAAAATTGATTCAAAATGTGACGATTCAAATCTGTTGAGATGCAAAACAAATCGTGATTTAATTGGGGTAGGAGTTTAAATTAATgcatgtctgaggggaacttacttaacgtctttagaaaagtttagattttttCTCTTCATCTTGTCTCTGTGTAATTCGCATTAAAGTTCATAACTGCAGTGCTGCATattttacagcggtaaccaagaaaACGAtgtaagcgccacctgctggcagatagTGAATCTGTGTctcattcagacatttttttatatatatatatagttttttcaaAACTgttcatgttgcatgtatgcagcatttttgtttggatcatgattaaaattaaaatgcagtggttgcctgtCAAATGCAAAGAGCACACAaaaccttattttgtttatatgaagagatatTTTATTTGAGTTATTGCGTTGATTTAGGGCtcgttttaaaatttcaatttagttttgatgtttacatttacatgatatttacatttagtcatttagcagatgcttttatccaaagcgacttagaaatgagaacaatagaagcaatcaaaaccaacaaaagagcaataatatgcatgTGCTATATTAGTATAGTGTTAGATTACATTTTCACAAAGGGATGTGCAACATTTTGTCCAAACAATAATAAAAGGGACacattttatgtataatttgtcttaaatctcattttataAACAACCTGATACTACAGTCAGTTTGAACCCACTTGATATTTATTTGGACACTAAACTCAATTTCTTTCTCAAAATCTTAAAACAGTGTTTCTCCTCAGACTTTAATGCTACAATGCTTAAAATGAGTTGTATAGACTAATAGGCAAattgtgcatatatatgtatttaatattaataatgaatatattCATTATTCATATAACAATATCAAATATAGTATTTtcatctatttttatattttagaatatattatataaattatattattattgttgtttttaaagttcagtttgtgaatgtatatcgcaattatatatgtatatattaataacttTATGCTAGTGATATAATAATagctttttatataatataagtgATTATTAATCTAATatataagactttatatataatttttttgtggtattttcaatattttagcATATTAAAGGTCAGACTGATTTGGTATTGTTCATTACTTGAATCTGTCAACAGATGCTGCTCTGCTCAACAATATAGTCCAGAACTTCGGTATGTTGGACCTGGTGAAGAAAGTTCTTGCCAGTCACAAAAGCCAGATGGATCGCTGTAGGGAGCAGTACACGCGCAGCTTAGTGGGTCTGTACCTGTTTTTGTCTTTATCTCCTCATCCAGCAACAGACTTTTTGTGCATATTGTgtttttgaatgagaaagtgagCTTTAACTTTGCATTTATAGCCCTAGAGCAACAGTGTGACGAGCATCGCAAACGCGCCAAAGAACTAAAGAGCAAATCCCAGCACCTCAACAACGTCCTGATGACCTTGACCCCCGTGACCTCGCCTCCCACCACAAAGCGCCCCCGTCTGACCCGTGCTGTCTCGGGTCCCGCCACCGTGGCCTCCACGGCCGCCCAGCCCGCACACTTCACCCTGCCCATCACACAGCTCACTGGCATCCCGCTGGACAAAGTGCTGTCGGTTCCGACCCAGTCGCCCCTGATCGGTGGATACACGGTGCTGACGTCACCCGGAGGCACCGAACTCCAGTCTGAAGGCTCTAATTTAACCGTGTTGAGCACCGCTGCGGTTACACAGGGGTCCACGGCACCCACTTTCGTCAAAGTGGTCAGTCCGTTCCAGCTGGTCACACTGCCCACAGTAGGAGCTGGAGCTACGGTGCAGAATCTGGCAGCGCCAGTAGGGGGCGCAGTGGGCGGCACTGTAGTGGCGGTACCCATCAGCAGTGTAAACACTGCCAGTGTGGAGACCGTCGGGCCGCAGGCGGAAGTGGCTACAGAACAGAAAGACGACCAGAAGGAGTGAAATTCTCCTGAAACCGTGTTCAGTTCAGTTTTTGATGTTAATGCATATGTTATATCCTCTGTTTGTACATAGAGGATtaacttttttgcttttttagagTTCATTTGCAACTTTTTTTTGCAACAACAGCCATGGTGTGGtaaggatttattttttatttttgcattgcatttgatttaattgtaatctaattacaaTGTGGTAAAATATAGCCTGAATTGTTTAAAGCGAAAGTTCTCCCAAATAttaatcatcatttactcactccacggttgttccaaacctgtgtgagttttCTCATGTGGCACATGAAAGATGATATTTTGGCAACCAAAGAGTTGTTGGGTAGCCATTAACAATTCTTCTTTCATGTTCAattgaagaaagaaattcatagattcggaacaacttgagagtgagttAATGAttaaatacttttcatttttgggtgaactgtccctttaaggatgttttttattaaatgtaaggCACATTTTGTCTTTAAAATTTCATGGTTGACCAGTGTatgcataatttgtattttttttctcactcCATTATTTATCCTGTTCACATAACATTTTCTCGTATAATTTTTTCTCTATCGATGTTTCATCTTAGTATTTCTGAAAATACTTGTTACAGTGAAATCTGTACTTGACGTAgttgattatttaaaatgcatttacctGGACCATGACAATcttgtcttttaaaataaatacaaattgtacAATACAGAAAATTGGCCTCCTAAACAACATCATGTCCAAGATTAGGGGATCAAATGTCCAATTTTAAGAAAAGACGGTCATTGAAAAAACTGATTCAGAACTGATTCCTTGTAGTTCAACATTTTTTCTAACACTCTTACCATAGTAAAACCAGGTGTTTTAGCTGTTTCACAGAAGGGGTCTGAGGTGCTTTCTGTATATACTTAAGTCTTTCTTTAGCACAATACTTCAGGAAAAAATACTTTTCAAGTGGTGAATTTAACttgtaactctttttttttttaccaacaggtggcgctaatTACTTAAATATTATAGTGCAACGTGAGTCCTGACTTTCAGATGGACATGTCCATATAGAGTAAAGAAGAGTTTAAGCTTAGTAAGTAAAATAGCAGTAAGTCGTGTAGTAACATCTCATCTTTAATTTAACAATCGAACATGAATatggctaaaaaaaataataataatttaaaaatctgaaaaaaacatttaccaAACAAATTTAGCAGGTAAAGTTCTTGCCGTTTATTGGTCATCTTAAACAAGCATTATCTGCAGGATGTACTGATTGCTTACATGGAGGTAAAGTTAATGAGAAACAACAAGTGGTCAGTCACTGAAACGTCCCGAGCGCATGATTGACAGGTGACAGGTGATTGATGGCGTCCAGAGGTCAGCAGCCATTTGGGATAGTAAAACACCTCAGCACGTGTAAGGTCATGACAtctgtgaccctgaaccacaaaaccagccataagggtcaatttaattaaaaaccgAGGTGTATacctcatctgaaagctgaaagaATTTGTTAGTATATGAccatatttggccgagatgcaacCATCTTAAATCTTAggttgcaaataataataataataatctaaatattgtggaaatcgcctttaatgttgtccaaatgaagttgtTAGCAATGCATAGGCTATTGCTAATCAACTTTTtcgaaatttacaaaatatatttcagcattacttccctagcctaatgattttttgcgtaaaggaaagatatatatattttctaccCATACGTGTAGGTTTATGGCTATTGCTATTGCTATACCCGTGCTACTCATGACTGGTTTAATGCTGCAGGGTCACATTAGTTGGGGAAACTGAAATGCGTTGGCTCAATGAGTTCTGGTTGGGTTATCTATGATACAATAGCCTATAAAGCATTGTCCTCGTACGATGAGGGCTGTTCGTCAGAGCGCACGGAGATTTTAAAATGACGCCGTAAAAACCCGCCATATCGCTTTTGGTTGTCCCACCTCAACTTCGGGCGAATTCTTCGCATAAACCCTCCATATCTCTTCTGCAACACCTGCGGGCTGGTGTTTTCCACAAAGTTGCTTCTTTTTGGCCCGAATTTGCGGAGAAACCCGCCGTAGCGTTTGACTTCGTTCAAAGGAACGTCGTTATCGTAAACTCCCGTTTCGTTTTCCGCGGTCACGTCTTCGCCCTCGTCGTCTTCCGTGATGGACGGGACGTCTCGCTCGCCCAGTTTCGAGAGCGATTCTCCGTATTTCTTCGCGAACAATCCTTTTAGAATGGCGTTCTCTTTCCAGGGTGAAGCGAAAAACTTCTGTTTATTCTTCTCGATCCTCTTGATGAAGCCCCCGTATCGCTTGACCAGGTTGGACGCCTTCTCTTGGAGATCCTCCGCGTTCAGCGCGCTTCGCTCTCCGTCGGCGTCGGGGTTGAGTTCGGCGAATTCATCTGAAAGCTCCTGTAAAGCTTTCTCGCATCTGTCTAATGTACTTGTAGATGGCACGGCTCCTTCACATTCTAAAGTGCAAGTCTGCAGAAAGAAAAGTAGGTTAAGACTGACTCCGTGCACTTCTGGAGACGTTACATTCTGAGACCCGACGTTCCAAAAAAGaacgtttgtttgttttgtttttaaataaaagcgTCACATAGAGAACTTAGAAGCAACGTTCTGCAGAACCTAAACTTGAACGCATGGGGCTTTTTAATCTCAAAAGAATCTAATACGAGAACTCCACAGAGCCAAAATATCTATTGATTAGAAGATGGTTGTTTGAAGAaacttttatctttttataagtTTGCTCTTAATGAACATTAATATAAGAACCAATTCGAAGGTCTTATTGTCTGATGCCATAAAGTTTTCAAGTTCCACAAGTGGCGTTTTatctataaaaacatttaaatcttgATTGTAGCTATCGGCTTATCTAATATGTACTATTTTTTTCAGTATAGGTTTTTCCAATATGATAATCAACGAGCGCGCTATTGTCGCGCTCTCCATGGTGCTGAATGCGCGCGCTCCAAACGGGATGCGCCCAGTGTATTTGTTAATGACAAAGGAAGCGACTATTTCTcaagtttaaaatatttctattgcAGAGAGACTTttctatttttcatatatataatagtatgaGAGAGTGAAAAAAAGGCGTAATCTCACCAAGCGGTTCACTGCAGAGTCCAGGTCGGAGATCTGTTGCGCGCATCTCATGCATTGCTCTGAACAATCTGCCTGACTCAAGCTTGGCAAGCTCAGCATCAACACCAAAACATACCACTCCATCATCTACAGCGATTCCTGCGGTACGAGAGAAGAAAACAGGCTTTAAGTGCACTATCTTCCTCATATAATCTACACTGCTGGGAGGTGTTTGAGGTTTTTCAACAATTTATCTATAATGGTTGACGTCTTTCTTTTTCTAGGTTGCTTATGTCTTTGTCTTACCAGTTTAACATCCAAAACCTTTTGAGGCACGTGTGCCAACACAAAATCTCCTCTGTTACCTTGAGTACCTACAGAGCTTCTTGTTCTCCAAGCGTCAAGGCGATCACTTGGTGAAGCTGGCTGAAACTTCTTTGTTCTCGTGTCCTTTGATAGAGTCACTCTTTATCCATCTACGGTTTGCTCTTACTTGGACTCAGTCTCCATACTTTTATTCACACAGCCACCTGAACAAACCAATGAGAACGACGAGCTATTTGACTGACTGGCCCCTCCCACGCGATGTTGCAGCGTTtcgggaataataataatataaacaataacgAAATGAGCTATAGCCTAACAGAAAAGGGTTAGGCatggtttcaaaaaaaaaatcatgatatgGATATGCTGTATAAGGTGAGGAAGTTTGAAGAGGAGGATGCGCCAGGGGTAACTTGTATTACTGAGTTGCAGTATTAGCTCAAGGCTGCAGGCTTGTCTCTTTTCAACGACCGCAGCTCTTTTTTTAGATTTCATTCCAATTCAACAATATTTGCAGTGCCATAAATCACGGTTCTTTAAAATACGCAATATCCAGACGAGAGCAAGGCCCTCGTTTCCAGAGTTGTCTTCCTCCGTTAACCTCCCGGAGTTAATGGATGTTCCGGTCATTCTGCACAACGATCAGTACCCGGAACTCCAACATTCAGCGTGTATTGGGAGAGTCAAGGAAAGACGGCTGCAGATCTAAGAGTGCCGTggaaatatattttgattatgATGACTCGTGTCTAATGAATCGGCTACATTGAATCGTTTTTGCACTCAAACAATCTTAAACAGaagactaatttttttttataatttattaaaatttttgtatGCATGTTATAGCCTATGCAAATCTATAATTAAGTGTTAAATCTGATGTTTTTAAGTTTTGTTGTAGCCTATCGTTTTCCTGTTATgtggatttgtattttattttacacaatacaAGTGCTAGCTAACAATcagtaaattatacaattattggCCTATACAATGAAAGGGGacgatttcttttttaaattttttttctttttttaaccaatTTTGGGTGGTTCAAGCTAAATAAGTTTGTGTACATTCTGTGTTCAACACTATAAGTTTTAGTTACCAGCTCAGATCTGAACACCTCAGCACTAACTCTTCATCTCTGTGAGAACTGGAGCTATGAGATGGGATGTGGTGAGAGTCACGCGCTGTCAGTCTTCGTCTTCAATGAATAAAGGGCAGTTTCTAAGCAACCTCACCTAACGGTATGTGTGTTAGTCTCCTGAGCTCGTTTGGACATGTTGATCTTCCTGCTTGTTGccaaagaaccaaaaaaaaaaaaaagaacagaaaagaacagaaaagaaaagaaaaaaaaacgattaaTTTAGGTTGTCATGGAGGATGCACAAATTAATCTTCTCTCCTCCCAGAAGAAGTTCAAGTGTATGAGCCAAAAATTATTACTTTTGTCTTACTACAAAAACTCCTTAAaggtttcagaactcaaaactttgtcGATAGCTACTCTAAAAACAGCTAATAGGGCTACTGAAGTGGACTAGTCTGCTTAATCTACCCGAAAGTACATAGCAATAGCACAAGTTTATGTTTCGATTTAGCGTTTTTAAACACAGAAATTGACTTtggcgtgcatatgatacgcaaTTAGTGGAATGTACTCACCCtgaaaaatcccacaatgcaccacaAAAACGTTAACCTGAAATAACCGAATGGCCGAATTAATGTACAGGATATACTGATTCATGAGCTCGGGAGCTGATTGAGACGTACCCAAAGTCCCTTTAAAGGTATTCCATTATTTTTGATATTATATGCACGCCAAAGTCCATTTCTGAGTATCAATGGCAcgattttctgtttgtttttagcaTACTGTTTATACACATTTTCATGAGACTGGGCAGAGAGCATGTGGAATGTGACactctatgatgtaatagtgtagATAAGCACCGCCTCCGCAGAAGAAGATGAagtcactgcctgtttagccccgcccactgatttaCGCATGTAACTTAGGAGAGAGGCAATGCGCAGGTCTACGCCGAAattaaggtgtccttgagcaacgcaccgaacccccagctgctccccaggcgccgcagcataaatggctgctcactgctccatgtgtgtgttcacggtgtgtgtgttcactgctgtgtgtgcgcactttggatgggttaaaagcagagcatgaattctgagtatgggtcaccatacttggctgtatgtcatgtcactcatGTGCATATGGCAGCCATTctcagaaatattaataaaagatgTAGTCAACAGcaatatgatgcaatcacacttttagcaattatttatgAGGAATGTATGCACACTGTCAAAAGTACACAattgttagccaatcatagcagtgggcttTAACTTGGGAGTCTACAATCTGCACGCCCATATGAGAGGGattaaaaacaggacagaaaatagctaATTACGTCTTAATTAGGTtttctgatgtaaaaaaaaaaaaaaaagaacctctTTATAAATGTAACTCACAAaatagtacaatataaaaaaaacatgacccctttaaaaaaaaacacagccaatcagaatccatcatgCTTCAATGAATGTGATTATTTAAAACTTCCGATGACAAAACTGCAGCGCATTAATGCCTGAGTCTGAAAGTTGGTACATTCTTCCACACAATCCTGGAGGACAGAAGTGTGTCGTGTATACCAGCTCTGTCCTGAATAAATCATTAATCTAATGCTGGGACTTGTTCAAACACAATACTCAATTATCTATGCGGGCCCATCAGTGAACACTGTTTTATATACTCTACCTTTCTACTGTCAGTGTTTATCCTTCCCAGTAACCTGGAAACGAAAGCATGTAAATCCTGAGTCATTACAAATGGAAACATCCTGTTTTACATTTCAAATCGTCCTATTACAATGCTTTTAAATGTTGTGCACATGAGATGTGAACAGTGTCGGCAATTAGCCtcaatatgaaatatattataaaaatagtgTGTTAATGGTGCTATCCTAGTGATAGTTTAAATGCATTGCTTGTGGATTTCAGGCAGCTGCCTACTGTATGTTGACAGCAGACAACAGAGAAGATCACTAGGTCTTGGAACAGAACCAttatgttgcatttataattattaattaggaAGATGCATGGTCACTAAACACAGCTAAATTATAGGCACGTGGCGCTTCTGAAAAAGTCATTAGCTGTACTTTTGTATACTTTAGCAAGGCAACAAAGTACACTGAAGCTTCTCAAGTGGGcaataacttttaaaatatacatcAGTTAGATCATATCACGAAAATTAGGATCTCCATTAGAATTAACATATTTTGCTATAAATTTGAAACCATAAGGTGCCTCAAAgaacttcaaatgaatcattctATCAAAAGTATATTGTAGCTTCTAAAATGTGTTAGATCATATTACAAAAAATGAGGGTCTACATTGAGACAAGCATTTTTCAATAAAATCAAAAGCATAAACTGCCTATAGAAGAGCTTCAAATGTATCTCTAAACTATATTAGTCAATCAGTTTGTTCGGATGGTTCATTGAATCCAAAGGAATCTGATTCAACtgaatttaaattgtttttaatttgaatacAATTGAATCAGA
It encodes the following:
- the gmeb2 gene encoding glucocorticoid modulatory element-binding protein 2 — encoded protein: MASSSEVNVHMEEVVVVTTPDTAGQTSSAEEEEKNILVATDLEQSGENIMEHSMESEAESSATISLPKDTVFVKISEDADVEGDILYPITCGDTKANLVWKKFVCPGINIKCVQLNEHLISPKEFVYIAGKSTLKDWKRAIRLNGTMLRKIMDSGELDFYQHSRLCSNTCRSTKIDLVGSRVSLSSQQSTETAPATPASVDVNGSSASISADAGDDSTEWVTAIGEDTMTFWRGLKDAGLLEEVMEDMQGEIQEILKGLEERIHDPPLQVKDAALLNNIVQNFGMLDLVKKVLASHKSQMDRCREQYTRSLVALEQQCDEHRKRAKELKSKSQHLNNVLMTLTPVTSPPTTKRPRLTRAVSGPATVASTAAQPAHFTLPITQLTGIPLDKVLSVPTQSPLIGGYTVLTSPGGTELQSEGSNLTVLSTAAVTQGSTAPTFVKVVSPFQLVTLPTVGAGATVQNLAAPVGGAVGGTVVAVPISSVNTASVETVGPQAEVATEQKDDQKE
- the pdyn gene encoding proenkephalin-B: MMEWYVLVLMLSLPSLSQADCSEQCMRCAQQISDLDSAVNRLTCTLECEGAVPSTSTLDRCEKALQELSDEFAELNPDADGERSALNAEDLQEKASNLVKRYGGFIKRIEKNKQKFFASPWKENAILKGLFAKKYGESLSKLGERDVPSITEDDEGEDVTAENETGVYDNDVPLNEVKRYGGFLRKFGPKRSNFVENTSPQVLQKRYGGFMRRIRPKLRWDNQKRYGGFLRRHFKISVRSDEQPSSYEDNAL